From the genome of Ignavibacteriales bacterium, one region includes:
- a CDS encoding slipin family protein yields the protein MNPREVGRNDFNLIAMTIFICLAILGSLLFVFMFISIYGLTAWFIISLLFSSSFKIADQWERAVVLRMGKFIGLKGPGLFLIIPIADRVTCYIDQRVRTTYFKAEETLTKDTVPVNVDAVVYWTVWDVEKAALEVQDYITAVSYIAQTGLRDNIGKHELADLLQNREKIAIDLQATLDEHTNPWGITCNTVGIRDIVIPAALANAMSKQAQAERERQARVILGTAETEIAEKFAKASENYKNNPVALQLRGMNMLFEGLKEKGSLIIVPSSALESMNLGAVGGLAALAQNAAEKN from the coding sequence ATGAATCCTCGTGAAGTAGGAAGAAATGATTTCAATCTTATTGCAATGACTATTTTTATTTGTCTGGCCATTCTCGGTTCACTTCTATTTGTCTTTATGTTTATAAGCATTTATGGTTTAACTGCATGGTTTATTATATCATTATTATTCTCATCCTCTTTTAAAATTGCCGATCAATGGGAAAGAGCCGTCGTTTTGAGAATGGGAAAATTCATTGGTCTGAAAGGTCCCGGTTTATTTTTAATAATTCCAATTGCGGATCGTGTAACATGCTATATAGACCAACGAGTTCGAACTACATATTTTAAAGCCGAAGAAACTCTGACCAAAGATACAGTTCCGGTAAATGTTGATGCTGTTGTGTATTGGACTGTCTGGGATGTGGAAAAAGCTGCATTGGAAGTTCAAGACTATATTACTGCGGTATCTTACATTGCACAAACCGGGTTGCGTGATAATATCGGCAAGCATGAATTGGCAGATCTTCTGCAGAACAGAGAAAAAATTGCAATCGATCTACAGGCGACACTTGATGAACACACTAATCCCTGGGGAATCACCTGCAATACCGTTGGTATTAGAGATATTGTTATTCCAGCCGCACTAGCTAATGCAATGAGTAAACAAGCACAAGCGGAAAGAGAGAGACAGGCAAGAGTAATATTAGGAACAGCGGAAACAGAGATCGCAGAAAAATTTGCTAAGGCGAGCGAGAATTACAAAAACAATCCCGTTGCATTGCAGCTAAGAGGAATGAACATGTTGTTTGAAGGACTTAAAGAAAAAGGATCATTAATTATTGTTCCTAGCTCTGCTTTAGAATCGATGAATCTCGGAGCTGTGGGTGGATTGGCTGCTTTGGCACAAAATGCAGCGGAGAAAAATTAA
- a CDS encoding GntR family transcriptional regulator — protein MIEFKLDPRSGVPFYKQIVDQIRFGISSGSLKVGEQLPTVRSLAVLLKVNLNTISKAYKELEIQNVLETQQGTGTFIGTIPPRIDSDELESKLSNICSEFLSITSSYGFKIDEVINELKKKKGGSK, from the coding sequence ATGATTGAATTCAAACTTGACCCCAGGAGCGGAGTTCCTTTCTACAAACAGATTGTCGATCAGATTCGTTTTGGAATTTCTTCAGGAAGTCTGAAAGTTGGAGAGCAACTCCCCACCGTTCGTTCTCTTGCGGTTCTATTAAAAGTAAATCTCAATACAATATCGAAAGCATACAAGGAACTTGAGATCCAGAATGTACTTGAGACCCAGCAAGGGACCGGAACATTCATCGGTACAATTCCACCTCGTATCGATTCGGATGAATTAGAGAGTAAATTATCAAACATTTGTTCGGAATTTTTAAGTATCACATCTAGTTACGGTTTCAAAATTGATGAAGTAATTAATGAACTAAAAAAAAAGAAGGGAGGTAGCAAATGA
- the nuoI gene encoding NADH-quinone oxidoreductase subunit NuoI — MPVQKRKEDLNILQKLYIPEIVKGMALTLKNMFRPNVTMQYPEVKFEPPSSYRGRPVLVQENNGTERCVACGLCSRVCPALAIEVQAAETALEKERYPQKFEINMLRCIFCGFCEEVCPEEAIVMSKDYELVFTNRNDAIYGKDKLLVPVENLKDRLEFLRKFK, encoded by the coding sequence ATGCCGGTACAAAAAAGGAAAGAAGATTTAAACATATTGCAGAAACTCTACATTCCCGAAATCGTAAAAGGAATGGCACTTACTCTTAAGAATATGTTTCGTCCAAATGTAACGATGCAGTATCCAGAGGTAAAATTTGAACCGCCGTCATCATACCGCGGCCGGCCTGTTCTTGTTCAAGAAAATAATGGAACGGAACGTTGTGTTGCATGCGGATTATGTTCCCGTGTTTGTCCCGCATTGGCAATTGAAGTACAAGCGGCAGAAACTGCATTGGAAAAAGAAAGATATCCGCAGAAGTTTGAAATCAATATGCTGCGCTGCATCTTTTGCGGTTTCTGCGAAGAAGTTTGTCCGGAAGAAGCAATTGTTATGAGCAAAGATTATGAATTGGTTTTCACGAATAGAAATGATGCGATCTATGGAAAAGATAAATTATTGGTTCCCGTTGAGAACTTAAAAGATAGATTGGAATTCTTAAGAAAGTTTAAATAG